The nucleotide sequence GCAGCTGCCGCAATATCTTTTGCTTGCTTGGCAAGTGGATGAAATTCTTCCGTAACAAGGTCAACCACTTTTTCTACGGCAGTATTCATCGCTTCTAGGCTAAGAACTCCACCGATTAATAATAAAATAACAAAGATATCTTCTCTCGGCAGGTGCAAAAGCCAAGCCAATACAAGCACCAAAATTGTTATAACGACATGAATTTTCATGTTACGTTCATGTTTTACCACATAATACAGCCCACAAAACGCGTAAGAGAAACTTTGCCCTAGCCGCGACTTCCCTCTACCTGTGAAGGCCATATCCTTCTAAAATTTCCTTTTGTCGATTGGTCATGATTTTTTCATCTTCTTCATTCATATGGTCATAACCTAATAAATGTAAAAATCCATGCACACATAAAAAACCTAATTCACGTTGCATAGAATGCCCATATTCTTCTGCCTGTTCTTTCATCCGATCAATGGAAACGATGATATCTCCAAGCATACGTGGCAAATCAGTTCCTTGAATTTCAAGCTCACCTTCACCCATTTCCTCTAAGGCAAATGAAATAACATCGGTCGGATTGTCTTTTCCGCGATAATCGCGATTTATTTGTTGAATTTCCGCATCATCAACAAATGTTACTGACATCTCTGCATCTTTTTCAACGTTTTCTTTCGTAGCTGCATACTGTAGTAGCTTGTTCATTTCAGTTCTGTCTTCCTCTGATAAAAATCCTTGTTCATCAATAAAGTCAATATTCATGCTTGCTTCACCTTCTTCTTTGGCATTTCTGGATATTCAATTCGTGAATGGAAGATGCCATTCAATGTTTCACACATCGTTTTTGCTGCAATATCAATTTCTTTAAGTGTTAGATCACATTCATCAAACTGTCCATCTTGAAGACGGTCAGAGATAATATTACGGACAAGATTTTCAATTCGCTGCGGCGTCGGGTTCTGCATTGAACGTACGGCTGCCTCTACACTATCAGCAATACCGACAATTGCAGATTCTTTTGTCTGTGCTTTCGGACCTGGATAGCGAAAATCTGACTCACGCACATCCTTCGACTTCTCTTTTGCTTGATGATAAAAGTATTTTAACAAGGTTGTACCATGATGCTGCTCGGCAAAATCGATAATTTCTTGTGGGATTTTATATTCCCGCAGCATCTTTGCACCATCATATGGATGAGCTGTAATAATCGTTTTGCTGAGTTGTGGGGCAATTTTATTGTGCGGATTTTCCATATTAAGCTGATTTTCAATAAAAAAGCGTGGTCGTTTTGTTTTACCGATATCATGGTAATATGCCCCAACACGAGCTAAGAACCCGTCCGCACCAATTGCTTCACATGCTGCATCTGCCAAGTTTGCAACCATCACGCTATGATGATATGTTCCAGGTGTCTCGGTAAGAATCTTACGTAACAACGGATGATTCGGATTCGAAAGTTCAATTAACTTTATTGTTGATAGCATTCCAAAACCAGCCTCAAAAAACGGCA is from Bacillus tianshenii and encodes:
- a CDS encoding diacylglycerol kinase family protein, producing the protein MAFTGRGKSRLGQSFSYAFCGLYYVVKHERNMKIHVVITILVLVLAWLLHLPREDIFVILLLIGGVLSLEAMNTAVEKVVDLVTEEFHPLAKQAKDIAAAAVLIYTIIAVVIGIAIFYKPILNFFTNT
- the ybeY gene encoding rRNA maturation RNase YbeY, with product MNIDFIDEQGFLSEEDRTEMNKLLQYAATKENVEKDAEMSVTFVDDAEIQQINRDYRGKDNPTDVISFALEEMGEGELEIQGTDLPRMLGDIIVSIDRMKEQAEEYGHSMQRELGFLCVHGFLHLLGYDHMNEEDEKIMTNRQKEILEGYGLHR